Proteins encoded together in one Plectropomus leopardus isolate mb chromosome 19, YSFRI_Pleo_2.0, whole genome shotgun sequence window:
- the mbtd1 gene encoding MBT domain-containing protein 1 isoform X5 — translation MEDTRDLAERTPRSERKRRDSFGMFDGYDSCSEESTSSSSSEDSEDEVVPSIPASLPIIKNNGQVYTYPDGKAGMATCEMCGMVGVRDAFYSKTKRFCSVSCSRSYSSNSKKASILARLQGKPPTKKAKVLQKQPLMAKLAAYAQYQASQQNQAKSKAVVPAESFDWGRYICSNNTVGAPVSCFKHVPMGTCWGDIQEGVRIEVLNSDTNLSTKVYWIAEIIKLAGFKALLRYEGFDNDSSKDFWCNLCIPEVHPVGWCASSGKPLVPPKSIQHKYSNWKAFLVKRLTGAKTLPPDFNAKVQENMQFPFKKLMRVEVVDKNYLCRTRVALVEQVIGGRLRLVYEESQDGSDDFWCHMSSPLIHNIGWSRSIGHRFKRSDVSKKIEGQVDAPAPFFQKVKDVDQSGDWFKDGMKLEAIDPLNLSAICVATVRKVLADGYLMIGIDGSEAVDGSDWFCYHGTSPSIYPVGFCEINNIELTPPRGYTKLPFNWFDYLRESGSIAAPVRLFNKEVPNHGFRQGMKLEAVDLMEPRLVCVATVTRIVHRLLRIHFDGWEDEYDQWVDCESPDLYPVGWCQLTGYQLQPPASQSKTMMHLTSATEKCLNLSPSRRKRPSSTKAKRKSLSCE, via the exons ATGGAAGACACACGGGATTTG GCTGAACGCACCCCACGTTCAGAGCGAAAGCGGAGGGACTCGTTCGGGATGTTCGATGGTTATGACAGCTGTAGCGAGGAGTcaaccagcagctccagctcaGAGGACAGCGAGGACGAGGTGGTGCCCTCCATCCCTGCCAGCCTGCCCATCATCAAGAACAATGGTCAAGTCTACACTTATCCCGATGGCAAGGCTGGAATGG CCACTTGTGAGATGTGTGGGATGGTTGGAGTACGAGATGCTTTTTACTCCAAAACCAAGCGCTTCTGCAGCGTGTCCTGTTCTAGGAGTTATTCCTCAAATTCCAAAAAAGCTAGCATCTTGGCAAGACTCCAG GGCAAACCGccaacaaaaaaggcaaaagtctTGCAGAAACAGCCTCTCATGGCAAAGCTGGCTGCGTATGCCCAGTACCAAGCAAGTCAGCAGAACCAGGCCAAATCAAAAGCCG TGGTCCCTGCAGAGAGCTTTGACTGGGGTCGGTATATCTGTAGCAATAACACCGTCGGAGCTCCAGTCAGCTGTTTCAAGCAT GTCCCTATGGGAACATGCTGGGGGGACATACAAGAAGGAGTGAGGATCGAGGTGCTCAACTCCGACACCAACCTCTCCACTAAGGTGTACTGGATAGCAGAAATCATTAAGCTAGCAG GGTTCAAGGCTCTCCTGCGCTATGAGGGCTTTGACAACGACTCCAGTAAAGACTTCTGGTGTAATCTGTGCATCCCTGAGGTGCACCCAGTGGGATGGTGCGCTTCAAGTGGCAAACCTCTTGTACCTCCAAAAA GCATACAGCATAAGTACTCTAACTGGAAAGCCTTTCTTGTGAAGCGTCTTACTGGAGCTAAAACACTGCCGCCTGACTTCAATGCCAAG GTACAGGAGAACATGCAGTTCCCCTTTAAGAAGCTGATGCGGGTGGAGGTGGTGGACAAGAACTACCTGTGCCGGACACGGGTGGCACTGGTGGAGCAGGTCATCGGAGGTCGCCTCAGGCTGGTCTACGAGGAGAGCCAGGACGGATCAGATGACTTCTGGTGCCACATGTCCAGCCCCCTCATCCACAACATAGGCTGGTCGCGCAGCATCGGGCACCGCTTCAAACGATCTG atgtttcaaaaaaaattgaGGGTCAAGTTGATGCTCCTGCACCGTTCTTCCAGAAg GTGAAAGATGTGGACCAGAGTGGGGATTGGTTCAAAGATGGGATGAAGTTAGAAGCCATTGATCCCCTCAACCTCTCAGCTATATGTGTAGCCACTGTAAGAAAG GTGTTGGCAGACGGGTACCTCATGATCGGGATCGACGGTTCGGAGGCGGTGGATGGATCAGACTGGTTCTGCTACCACGGCACCTCCCCCTCCATCTACCCTGTCGGCTTCTGTGAAATCAACAACATAGAACTCACGCCCCCTAGAG GGTACACTAAACTGCCATTTAACTGGTTTGACTACCTCAGAGAATCAGGTTCAATAGCTGCTCCTGTCAGGCTCTTTAACAAG GAAGTTCCCAATCACGGCTTCCGGCAAGGCATGAAGCTGGAGGCTGTGGATCTGATGGAGCCGCGGCTGGTGTGTGTTGCCACGGTGACAAGGATTGTGCACCGGCTACTGAGGATCCACTTTGACGGCTGGGAGGACGAGTATGACCAGTGGGTGGACTGCGAGTCACCTGACCTCTACCCTGTGGGCTGGTGTCAGCTGACAGGCTACCAGCTCCAACCCCCCGCCTCACAGAGTAAGACCATGATGCATCTCACCTCG
- the tdrkh gene encoding tudor and KH domain-containing protein codes for MDAVKEGHKSPLSSGKMVALAAGLSVGATLGYIVYRHISSTNNSPGPNTEVSKMTLPVEVYRNISRYQAKFLDMVTQKSGAHVRVLSDSGEPGSKTSVCFLLQGSKEQVLLAHCVLENLVTDCEPVTEALEVPQTAFGRIIGRGGESLKLITRTTGARVACSKEKTHGPGAKGSVTITGTRQEVEQAKELILEKVKEDMMVRTKISQSSALRQKRGHTAVNQKPDSTETEAPLGLNNNGPHPQTEKNGLIHANGTTREPETIFDKIEDLKITITDNTKEEEEEESVSIDSLSEISKFEIPSPDLSFQPDEHLEVYVSASENPNHFWIQILGVRSLQLDKLTEEMKRFYNSCNPTEHRVETIVVGDIVAAPYKDHGTWNRARVLGVLASGLVDLYYVDFGDNGELPRDSLCRMRSDFLSLPFQAIECNLAGVRPKGEVWTEEALDQFEQLTYCACWRPLQAKLCSYSHSEISSWPSVKLYDNSEGKTVDIGDELIRLGHAVSFQEAVNGRTEGDNLGCLQRMLNDVIGASSELSLSCISLSEAASISGSVDDVIEDDLL; via the exons ATGGACGCAGTGAAGGAGGGTCACAAGAGCCCCCTGAGCTCGGGAAAAATGGTGGCTCTGGCTGCGGGGCTCTCCGTCGGGGCCACATTGGGCTACATCGTCTATCGCCATATAAGCAGCACCAACAATA GTCCGGGCCCCAACACTGAGGTGTCCAAGATGACACTTCCAGTAGAAGTTTATAGGAACATATCAAGATACCAAGCTAAGTTTCTGGACATG GTTACTCAGAAGTCTGGAGCTCATGTGAGGGTTCTGTCAGATTCAGGGGAGCCTGGCAGCAAGACGTCCGTATGTTTCCTGCTGCAGGGCTCTAAGGAGCAGGTCTTGCTGGCCCACTGTGTCCTGGAGAACCTGGTCACTGACTGTGAACCAGTGACCGAGGCTTTGGAGGTTCCTCAGACCGCCTTTGGACGTATAATAG gtCGTGGTGGAGAGAGTTTGAAACTGATCACCAGGACCACAGGGGCCAGAGTGGCTTGTTCTAAAGAGAAGACTCATGGTCCTGGGGCCAAGGGCAGCGTGACAATCACTGGGACCAGACAGGAGGTGGAACAAGCCAAA GAGCTGATTCTAGAAAAAGTCAAAGAGGACATGATGGTGAGGACGAAGATCTCACAGTCATCTGCCCTGCGTCAGAAACGTGGCCACACTGCAGTTAATCAGAAGCCAGACAGCACAGAGACTGAAGCACCCTTGGGCCTGAACAACAACGGCCCCCACCCCCAGACAGAAAAGAACGGGCTCATCCATGCCAACGGGACCACACGAGAACCAGAAACTATTTTTGACAAGATCGAGGATCTGAAAATCACCATCACAGACAACaccaaggaggaggaggaggaggagagcgtCTCCATAGACTCTCTCTCTGAAATCTCCAAGTTTGAAA TTCCCAGCCCAGACCTGAGCTTCCAGCCTGATGAACATCTAGAGGTCTATGTTTCTGCATCGGAGAACCCAAACCACTTCTGGATCCAGATCCTGGGGGTTCGCTCCCTTCAGCTGGACAAACTGACAGAGGAGATGAAACGCTTCTACAACAGTTGCAACCCCACT GAGCACAGGGTGGAGACTATCGTGGTGGGGGACATTGTGGCTGCTCCCTACAAAGACCACGGCACATGGAACAGGGCCAGGGTGCTGGGTGTCCTGGCCTCTGGACTGGTGGACCTTTACTACGTTGACTTTGGGGACAACGGGGAGCTACCCAGAGACAGCCTCTGTCGTATGAG GAGCGACTTCCTCAGCCTGCCATTCCAAGCTATTGAGTGCAACTTAGCAGGAGTGAGGCCAAAAG GAGAGGTGTGGACTGAGGAGGCCCTGGATCAGTTTGAGCAGCTGACATATTGTGCCTGCTGGAGACCCCTGCAGGCCAAACTCTGCAGCTACTCTCACTCTGAGATCTCCTCCTGGCCCAGTGTCAAGCTCTATGACAACAGCGAGGGCAAG ACTGTAGATATCGGTGATGAGCTCATACGGCTGGGCCATGCGGTCAGCTTCCAGGAGGCAGTGAATGGGAGGACTGAGGGGGACAATCTGGGCTGTCTCCAGAGGATGCTG AATGACGTGATAGGAGCATCATCAGAGCTGAGTCTCTCCTGTATCAGCTTATCAG AAGCTGCTTCAATCTCAGGAAGCGTTGACGATGTCATAGAAGATGATCTGCTCTGA
- the mbtd1 gene encoding MBT domain-containing protein 1 isoform X4, whose translation MEDTRDLAERTPRSERKRRDSFGMFDGYDSCSEESTSSSSSEDSEDEVVPSIPASLPIIKNNGQVYTYPDGKAGMATCEMCGMVGVRDAFYSKTKRFCSVSCSRSYSSNSKKASILARLQGKPPTKKAKVLQKQPLMAKLAAYAQYQASQQNQAKSKAVVPAESFDWGRYICSNNTVGAPVSCFKHVPMGTCWGDIQEGVRIEVLNSDTNLSTKVYWIAEIIKLAGFKALLRYEGFDNDSSKDFWCNLCIPEVHPVGWCASSGKPLVPPKSIQHKYSNWKAFLVKRLTGAKTLPPDFNAKVQENMQFPFKKLMRVEVVDKNYLCRTRVALVEQVIGGRLRLVYEESQDGSDDFWCHMSSPLIHNIGWSRSIGHRFKRSDVSKKIEGQVDAPAPFFQKVKDVDQSGDWFKDGMKLEAIDPLNLSAICVATVRKVLADGYLMIGIDGSEAVDGSDWFCYHGTSPSIYPVGFCEINNIELTPPRGYTKLPFNWFDYLRESGSIAAPVRLFNKEVPNHGFRQGMKLEAVDLMEPRLVCVATVTRIVHRLLRIHFDGWEDEYDQWVDCESPDLYPVGWCQLTGYQLQPPASQSNREMPQSVPKQKKKAQQYKGQKKKSLLRMKEETAEADEFTFSQGTSDQESNGSGSYYIKQEP comes from the exons ATGGAAGACACACGGGATTTG GCTGAACGCACCCCACGTTCAGAGCGAAAGCGGAGGGACTCGTTCGGGATGTTCGATGGTTATGACAGCTGTAGCGAGGAGTcaaccagcagctccagctcaGAGGACAGCGAGGACGAGGTGGTGCCCTCCATCCCTGCCAGCCTGCCCATCATCAAGAACAATGGTCAAGTCTACACTTATCCCGATGGCAAGGCTGGAATGG CCACTTGTGAGATGTGTGGGATGGTTGGAGTACGAGATGCTTTTTACTCCAAAACCAAGCGCTTCTGCAGCGTGTCCTGTTCTAGGAGTTATTCCTCAAATTCCAAAAAAGCTAGCATCTTGGCAAGACTCCAG GGCAAACCGccaacaaaaaaggcaaaagtctTGCAGAAACAGCCTCTCATGGCAAAGCTGGCTGCGTATGCCCAGTACCAAGCAAGTCAGCAGAACCAGGCCAAATCAAAAGCCG TGGTCCCTGCAGAGAGCTTTGACTGGGGTCGGTATATCTGTAGCAATAACACCGTCGGAGCTCCAGTCAGCTGTTTCAAGCAT GTCCCTATGGGAACATGCTGGGGGGACATACAAGAAGGAGTGAGGATCGAGGTGCTCAACTCCGACACCAACCTCTCCACTAAGGTGTACTGGATAGCAGAAATCATTAAGCTAGCAG GGTTCAAGGCTCTCCTGCGCTATGAGGGCTTTGACAACGACTCCAGTAAAGACTTCTGGTGTAATCTGTGCATCCCTGAGGTGCACCCAGTGGGATGGTGCGCTTCAAGTGGCAAACCTCTTGTACCTCCAAAAA GCATACAGCATAAGTACTCTAACTGGAAAGCCTTTCTTGTGAAGCGTCTTACTGGAGCTAAAACACTGCCGCCTGACTTCAATGCCAAG GTACAGGAGAACATGCAGTTCCCCTTTAAGAAGCTGATGCGGGTGGAGGTGGTGGACAAGAACTACCTGTGCCGGACACGGGTGGCACTGGTGGAGCAGGTCATCGGAGGTCGCCTCAGGCTGGTCTACGAGGAGAGCCAGGACGGATCAGATGACTTCTGGTGCCACATGTCCAGCCCCCTCATCCACAACATAGGCTGGTCGCGCAGCATCGGGCACCGCTTCAAACGATCTG atgtttcaaaaaaaattgaGGGTCAAGTTGATGCTCCTGCACCGTTCTTCCAGAAg GTGAAAGATGTGGACCAGAGTGGGGATTGGTTCAAAGATGGGATGAAGTTAGAAGCCATTGATCCCCTCAACCTCTCAGCTATATGTGTAGCCACTGTAAGAAAG GTGTTGGCAGACGGGTACCTCATGATCGGGATCGACGGTTCGGAGGCGGTGGATGGATCAGACTGGTTCTGCTACCACGGCACCTCCCCCTCCATCTACCCTGTCGGCTTCTGTGAAATCAACAACATAGAACTCACGCCCCCTAGAG GGTACACTAAACTGCCATTTAACTGGTTTGACTACCTCAGAGAATCAGGTTCAATAGCTGCTCCTGTCAGGCTCTTTAACAAG GAAGTTCCCAATCACGGCTTCCGGCAAGGCATGAAGCTGGAGGCTGTGGATCTGATGGAGCCGCGGCTGGTGTGTGTTGCCACGGTGACAAGGATTGTGCACCGGCTACTGAGGATCCACTTTGACGGCTGGGAGGACGAGTATGACCAGTGGGTGGACTGCGAGTCACCTGACCTCTACCCTGTGGGCTGGTGTCAGCTGACAGGCTACCAGCTCCAACCCCCCGCCTCACAGA